Below is a window of Candidatus Thermoplasmatota archaeon DNA.
TAGATATATCGATTATTATAAGTTTCTTGAAGGTAAAATAAAGAATTGCGAAAATATAAAACTACTCCCGAACGCAGATTTCGATACGTTATTGCAACTTTACCAAAGTGCGAAAATATTTTGGTATCCTATAAGTGCACAGTTTGGTATTGTATTGATAGAGGCACAAGCATGCGGATTGCCAATAATCGCAAGAGACCCTTATAAAACAGGACCTTCTGAGATTGTAGATAACGGTGTAAACGGTTTCATAGTTGATGATTTTGATAGGCTAGTCGAGAAAACAGTCCTGCTTTTGGATGACGAGAAAAAGCTTGGTCAAATGAGCAAAAATGCTAGGAAAAATGCTGTGGAAAATTACAGTATAGAAGCGTTCAAGAAAAAGGTTGTTAACCTGATTGAAAACTGTGTTAAAAAATAATTTTATTTTTTTACAGCAAATGCTCTGATATTTGTTGCCCTTAAAATTCTTCCTTTAGTAAGTATGTTACGAAGTCTCACGCCAAAATCCCTCAGTCCTATTTGAGGGAATCCAGGCAAATCGCAGCTTGAAAAACATTCAATTTTTAATATTGAAAAATCATTGTTCAAGAGCAAAGATCGGAGCGATTTTTTAGTGAAGGGTCTTATATGGGTGTAATCGTCCCAGAAATGTTTGTAATATGGCGTGGCTGTTTCTATAATTATTTTTCCACCTTTTTTCAAAATCCTTCTAAGCTCAGCCATAGTAGAGTCGGGATAAAGCAAGTGTTCTATTATATCCTTTGCGAGTAAACCATCGAAAGTTTCTGATTTTAAAGGTAATTTCGTAGCATTGCCTAAAATGTCTGCTCTGGAATATTTAGATGTGTCTATACCTATAACGTTTGGCAGATACTTCTTTAATAGATTATTACCACAACCTGCGTCAAGTACAAGTTTACAGTCCTTAAAAAATTCCATATATCTTCTTAGGAGTGTAGACGGTAAGAAGTCTTTTTCTTCAAAATAATGTTTGCCGAGCATTTTTTTCAGTACTTCTG
It encodes the following:
- a CDS encoding class I SAM-dependent methyltransferase, translated to EVLKKMLGKHYFEEKDFLPSTLLRRYMEFFKDCKLVLDAGCGNNLLKKYLPNVIGIDTSKYSRADILGNATKLPLKSETFDGLLAKDIIEHLLYPDSTMAELRRILKKGGKIIIETATPYYKHFWDDYTHIRPFTKKSLRSLLLNNDFSILKIECFSSCDLPGFPQIGLRDFGVRLRNILTKGRILRATNIRAFAVKK